In one Grus americana isolate bGruAme1 chromosome 1, bGruAme1.mat, whole genome shotgun sequence genomic region, the following are encoded:
- the TRIOBP gene encoding TRIO and F-actin-binding protein isoform X2 has translation MTPDLLNFKKGWMSILDEPGEADDLDGEIDLRSCTDVTEFAVQRNYGFQIHTKDAVFTLSAMTSGIRRNWIEALRKNVRPVSAPDVTKLSDCDKENSFRNCVPQKGSLRTEEQQRPGSGSEGNSKGGHWKADGQRHAFDYVELSPLPQDPGNQGSLQRTRGSLRTSDRTPKHEELERDLAVRSEERRKWFETPDGRVPISDGLTGDSSRKAGEQDLPAPPLSEDQRIRLNEEIEKKWLELERLPLKDSRQVPLTALLNQSKGSHGDTNEALKKEVQSLRAQLESCRAQNESLREAAKSQGGSHVPRGYISQEACERSLAEMESSHQQVMEELQRHHQRELERLRQEKERLLAEEAAATAAAIEALKKAHREEMNKELVRTRSLQQCGSVSDALQKQHQLDVDSLKRELQVLSEQYSQKCLEIGELTQKAEEREQMLQCCQQEGKELLRKNQELQTRLSDEIGKLQSFISSRSSGDRSPHNNERSSCELEVLLRVKENELQYLKKEVQCLREELQMMQKDKRFASGKYQDVYAELNHIKVRSEREIEQLKEHLRLAMAALQEKESLCNSVGE, from the exons ATGACG CCGGATCTCCTCAATTTCAAGAAGGGATGGATGTCCATCCTGGACGAGCCAGGAGAG GCTGATGACCTTGACGGAGAAATCGACCTCCGCTCCTGCACGGACGTGACAGAGTTTGCAGTGCAGCGCAACTATGGCTTCCAGATACAC ACAAAGGATGCCGTCTTCACCCTGTCAGCAATGACCTCGGGCATCCGGCGCAACTGGATCGAGGCCTTGAGGAAGAACGTGCGCCCGGTCAGTGCTCCAGACGTCACCAA GCTCTCTGACTGCGACAAGGAGAACTCCTTCCGTAACTGTGTCCCCCAGAAGGGCTCACTCcggacagaggagcagcagcggcCGGGCTCAGGCTCCGAGGGGAACTCAAAGGGCGGTCACTGGAAGGCGGATGGGCAGCGCCATGCCTTTGACTACGTGGAGCTGTCTCCCTTGCCGCAGGACCCCGGGAATCAGGGGTCCCTGCAGAGGACGAGAGGGAGCTTGAGGACCTCCGACCGAACTCCCAAGCACGAGGAGCTAGAGCGGGATCTGGCTGTCCGTTCGGAGGAGAGGCGGAAATGGTTTGAGACCCCTGACGGCAGAGTCCCAATTAGTGATGGCCTGACAGGGGACTCTTCCCGCAAGGCGGGGGAGCAGGacctccccgctcccccgctTTCAGAGGACCAGCGGATTCGGCTGAATGAGGAGATAGAGAAGAAGTGGCTGGAGCTGGAACGCCTTCCCTTGAAGGACTCACGGCAGGTGCCCTTGACAGCACTGCTGAACCAGAGCAAGGGGAGCCACGGAGACACCAACGAGGCACTGAAAAAGGAG GTCCAGTCGCTGCGGGCACAACTGGAGTCCTGCCGGGCCCAAAACGAGAGCCTTCGGGAGGCAGCAAAATCCCAGGGAGGCAGCCACGTGCCCCGGGGGTACATCTCGCAG GAGGCCTGTGAGCGCAGCCTGGCCGAGATGGAGTCGTCCCACCAGCAAGTGATGGAGGAGCTCCAGAGGCACCACCAGCGGGAGCTGGAGCGGCTGCGGCAGGAGAAGGAGCGGCTGCTGGCGGAGGAGGCTGCGGCAACGGCAGCAG CCATCGAGGCACTGAAGAAAGCCCACCGGGAGGAGATGAATAAGGAGCTGGTCAGGACACGAAGCTTACAGCAGTGCGGCTCAGTCTCAGATGCCCTCCAGAAGCAGCACCA GTTGGACGTGGATTCCCTGAAGCGGGAGCTGCAGGTGCTTTCTGAGCAGTACTCCCAAAAGTGCCTGGAAATTGGGGAGCTCACCCAGAAGGCAGAGGAGCGGGAGCAGATGCTGCAGTGCTGtcagcaggaggggaaggagctCCTCCGGAAAAACCAG GAGCTGCAGACCCGCCTCTCAGATGAGATCGGGAAGCTGCAAAGCTTTATTTCATCACGGAGCTCTGGGGACCGCTCTCCGCACAACAACGAGCGGAGCTCCTGTGAACTAGAG GTGCTGCTGCGGGTGAAGGAGAACGAGCTCCAGTACCTAAAGAAAGAGGTACAGTGCCTCCGGGAGGAGCTGCAGATGATGCAAAAG GATAAGAGATTTGCCTCAGGGAAATACCAAGACGTCTATGCAGAGCTGAATCACATTAAGGTGCGCTCAGAGCGAGAGATCGAGCAGCTGAAGGAGCACCTGCGCCTGGCCATGGCGGCTCTGCAGGAGAAGGAGTCACTGTGCAACAGCGTTGGCGAGTAA
- the TRIOBP gene encoding TRIO and F-actin-binding protein isoform X1 codes for MTPDLLNFKKGWMSILDEPGEWKKHWFVLTDSSLRYYRDSNAEEADDLDGEIDLRSCTDVTEFAVQRNYGFQIHTKDAVFTLSAMTSGIRRNWIEALRKNVRPVSAPDVTKLSDCDKENSFRNCVPQKGSLRTEEQQRPGSGSEGNSKGGHWKADGQRHAFDYVELSPLPQDPGNQGSLQRTRGSLRTSDRTPKHEELERDLAVRSEERRKWFETPDGRVPISDGLTGDSSRKAGEQDLPAPPLSEDQRIRLNEEIEKKWLELERLPLKDSRQVPLTALLNQSKGSHGDTNEALKKEVQSLRAQLESCRAQNESLREAAKSQGGSHVPRGYISQEACERSLAEMESSHQQVMEELQRHHQRELERLRQEKERLLAEEAAATAAAIEALKKAHREEMNKELVRTRSLQQCGSVSDALQKQHQLDVDSLKRELQVLSEQYSQKCLEIGELTQKAEEREQMLQCCQQEGKELLRKNQELQTRLSDEIGKLQSFISSRSSGDRSPHNNERSSCELEVLLRVKENELQYLKKEVQCLREELQMMQKDKRFASGKYQDVYAELNHIKVRSEREIEQLKEHLRLAMAALQEKESLCNSVGE; via the exons ATGACG CCGGATCTCCTCAATTTCAAGAAGGGATGGATGTCCATCCTGGACGAGCCAGGAGAG TGGAAGAAACATTGGTTCGTGCTGACCGACTCGAGCCTGAGGTATTACCGGGACTCGAACGCGGAGGAG GCTGATGACCTTGACGGAGAAATCGACCTCCGCTCCTGCACGGACGTGACAGAGTTTGCAGTGCAGCGCAACTATGGCTTCCAGATACAC ACAAAGGATGCCGTCTTCACCCTGTCAGCAATGACCTCGGGCATCCGGCGCAACTGGATCGAGGCCTTGAGGAAGAACGTGCGCCCGGTCAGTGCTCCAGACGTCACCAA GCTCTCTGACTGCGACAAGGAGAACTCCTTCCGTAACTGTGTCCCCCAGAAGGGCTCACTCcggacagaggagcagcagcggcCGGGCTCAGGCTCCGAGGGGAACTCAAAGGGCGGTCACTGGAAGGCGGATGGGCAGCGCCATGCCTTTGACTACGTGGAGCTGTCTCCCTTGCCGCAGGACCCCGGGAATCAGGGGTCCCTGCAGAGGACGAGAGGGAGCTTGAGGACCTCCGACCGAACTCCCAAGCACGAGGAGCTAGAGCGGGATCTGGCTGTCCGTTCGGAGGAGAGGCGGAAATGGTTTGAGACCCCTGACGGCAGAGTCCCAATTAGTGATGGCCTGACAGGGGACTCTTCCCGCAAGGCGGGGGAGCAGGacctccccgctcccccgctTTCAGAGGACCAGCGGATTCGGCTGAATGAGGAGATAGAGAAGAAGTGGCTGGAGCTGGAACGCCTTCCCTTGAAGGACTCACGGCAGGTGCCCTTGACAGCACTGCTGAACCAGAGCAAGGGGAGCCACGGAGACACCAACGAGGCACTGAAAAAGGAG GTCCAGTCGCTGCGGGCACAACTGGAGTCCTGCCGGGCCCAAAACGAGAGCCTTCGGGAGGCAGCAAAATCCCAGGGAGGCAGCCACGTGCCCCGGGGGTACATCTCGCAG GAGGCCTGTGAGCGCAGCCTGGCCGAGATGGAGTCGTCCCACCAGCAAGTGATGGAGGAGCTCCAGAGGCACCACCAGCGGGAGCTGGAGCGGCTGCGGCAGGAGAAGGAGCGGCTGCTGGCGGAGGAGGCTGCGGCAACGGCAGCAG CCATCGAGGCACTGAAGAAAGCCCACCGGGAGGAGATGAATAAGGAGCTGGTCAGGACACGAAGCTTACAGCAGTGCGGCTCAGTCTCAGATGCCCTCCAGAAGCAGCACCA GTTGGACGTGGATTCCCTGAAGCGGGAGCTGCAGGTGCTTTCTGAGCAGTACTCCCAAAAGTGCCTGGAAATTGGGGAGCTCACCCAGAAGGCAGAGGAGCGGGAGCAGATGCTGCAGTGCTGtcagcaggaggggaaggagctCCTCCGGAAAAACCAG GAGCTGCAGACCCGCCTCTCAGATGAGATCGGGAAGCTGCAAAGCTTTATTTCATCACGGAGCTCTGGGGACCGCTCTCCGCACAACAACGAGCGGAGCTCCTGTGAACTAGAG GTGCTGCTGCGGGTGAAGGAGAACGAGCTCCAGTACCTAAAGAAAGAGGTACAGTGCCTCCGGGAGGAGCTGCAGATGATGCAAAAG GATAAGAGATTTGCCTCAGGGAAATACCAAGACGTCTATGCAGAGCTGAATCACATTAAGGTGCGCTCAGAGCGAGAGATCGAGCAGCTGAAGGAGCACCTGCGCCTGGCCATGGCGGCTCTGCAGGAGAAGGAGTCACTGTGCAACAGCGTTGGCGAGTAA
- the NOL12 gene encoding nucleolar protein 12 isoform X2 has translation MGRKRKKGPGGREGRLVVTFDEERRREYLTGFHKRKVERRKAALEEIKRKLKEEQRKMKEERHQEYLKMLSEREEALDEADELEHLVTSRTESVNIDHPNHIVTVTTISDLDLSGARQLGLTTPMGKSDGLEEEKGEEVVNKPVRTMPKKSRNPFLSEKISSLTATLHMHSRKKTKGKRPQRGQGPRKKIQKSSTGRTTKTQRRRLTGKLGCDQD, from the exons ATGGGTCGTAAGAGGAAGAAGGGTCCAGGAGGCCGTGAGGGGCGGTTGGTGGTGACTTTTGATGAGGAGAGGCGGAG GGAGTACCTGACCGGCTTCCACAAGCGGAAGGTGGAGCGGAGGAAGGCGGCGCTGGAGGAGATCAAGcggaagctgaaggaggagcagaggaagatgaaggaggAG CGGCACCAGGAGTACCTGAAGATGCTGAGCGAGAGGGAGGAGGCGCTCG ATGAGGCTGATGAACTGGAGCACTTGGTGACATCACGAACAGAGTCTGTGAACATCGACCACCCAAACCACATTGTAACAGTGACCACCATCAGTGACCTGGACCTCTCAGGGGCGCGCCAGCTGGGACTGACCACCCCTATG ggaaaaagtGATGgattggaagaagaaaaaggggaagaggtgGTGAACAAGCCTGTAAGAACAATGCCCAAGAAGTCCAGAAACCCCTTCCTATCTGAGAA GATCTCCTCTCTTACTGCCACACTGCACATGCACAGCCGGAAAAAGACGAAAGGAAAGAGACCCCAACGTGGGCAAGGCCCACGCAAGAAAATCCAGAAATCCAGCACAGGGCGAACCACTAAGACTCAGCGACGAAGGCTGACGGGCAAATTGGGCTGTGATCAAGATTAA
- the NOL12 gene encoding nucleolar protein 12 isoform X1 produces the protein MGRKRKKGPGGREGRLVVTFDEERRREYLTGFHKRKVERRKAALEEIKRKLKEEQRKMKEERHQEYLKMLSEREEALDEADELEHLVTSRTESVNIDHPNHIVTVTTISDLDLSGARQLGLTTPMGKSDGLEEEKGEEVVNKPAPQAGQEDLGFPDERCGGRERMTCCLGTRGQEPAEGTGRAQACPGYSVPIALILGDSRRRRMQRRAGFVLNCLPSPSPDTAGKGVLQGAQFVSRIEGQNTVKLWHSPRFSVSRIYSCFGDSENYLTLQWLGSPLLRKLILVVIAHVDLEVSCPVRMMPSTGVPLGLAVAGVRSCWDIQGSPAVAVVLPCSCRLWSQNFSLFLPCTGSPLLLPHCTCTAGKRRKERDPNVGKAHARKSRNPAQGEPLRLSDEG, from the exons ATGGGTCGTAAGAGGAAGAAGGGTCCAGGAGGCCGTGAGGGGCGGTTGGTGGTGACTTTTGATGAGGAGAGGCGGAG GGAGTACCTGACCGGCTTCCACAAGCGGAAGGTGGAGCGGAGGAAGGCGGCGCTGGAGGAGATCAAGcggaagctgaaggaggagcagaggaagatgaaggaggAG CGGCACCAGGAGTACCTGAAGATGCTGAGCGAGAGGGAGGAGGCGCTCG ATGAGGCTGATGAACTGGAGCACTTGGTGACATCACGAACAGAGTCTGTGAACATCGACCACCCAAACCACATTGTAACAGTGACCACCATCAGTGACCTGGACCTCTCAGGGGCGCGCCAGCTGGGACTGACCACCCCTATG ggaaaaagtGATGgattggaagaagaaaaaggggaagaggtgGTGAACAAGCCT GCTCCGCAAGCTGGGCAGGAGGATCTTGGGTTCCCAGATGAGCGGTGTGGTGGCAGGGAGAGGATGACGTGCTGCCTGGGCACCCGTGGACAGGAGCCAGCAGAGGGCACTGGCAGAGCACAAGCCTGTCCCGGATACTCTGTTCCCATCGCATTAATCCTTGGTGACAGTAGGAGGAGGAGAATGCAGCGAAGGGCAGGCTTTGTCCTGAACTGTTTACCTAGTCCTTCTCCAGATACTGCAGGGAAGGGTGTATTGCAGGGTGCACAGTTTGTCTCTAGGATTGAAGGTCAAAACACCGTAAAGCTTTGGCATTCTCCACGTTTTTCAGTATCCAGGATTTACAGCTGCTTTGGGGATTCAGAGAATTACTTAACTCTGCAGTGGCTGGGCAGCCCACtgctcagaaaattaattttggtggTTATTGCACATGTAGACTTGGAGGTTTCCTGCCCTGTCAGGATGATGCCCAGCACAGGAGTTCCCCTGGGGCTTGCTGTGGCTGGTGTCCGCTCTTGCTGGGACATACAGGGCTCTCCTGCTGTTGCTGTGGTGTTGCCTTGCTCCTGCAGACTTTGGTCCCAaaacttttctctcttcctgccttgCACAGGATCTCCTCTCTTACTGCCACACTGCACATGCACAGCCGGAAAAAGACGAAAGGAAAGAGACCCCAACGTGGGCAAGGCCCACGCAAGAAAATCCAGAAATCCAGCACAGGGCGAACCACTAAGACTCAGCGACGAAGGCTGA
- the LOC129210551 gene encoding arf-GAP with dual PH domain-containing protein 1-like isoform X1 produces the protein MAGGNERSVKTLKEVWRRAENSLCADCGKPDPDWASSTLGVFICLSCSGIHRNIPSISKVKSLKMDQWDDTQVQFLAKHGNAVAKATYEAHIPIYYYQPTYNDCQVLREQWIRAKYERKEFTEPGKQLPYSDGVKEGILWKRGRDNGQFLPRKFLLSEREGCLKYFTKQDAKEPKISVKIDVINATFQPVKIGNPNGLQITYLKDNKTRNIFVYHESGKEVVDWFNAIRSVQFHYLKVAFPIASDNEIKNRLTRNFLKEGYMEKTGPKQREAFKKRWFTLDHRRLMYFKDPLDAFAKGEVFVGSRENGYSVQKGLPSGTQGNFSWHYGLTIVTPDREYLFTCETETDQLDWIAAFTRIINQAMTPQEYAIEAYFKFKS, from the exons ATGGCTGGAGGCAATGAGAGGAGCGTGAAGACCCTGAAGGAAGTGTGGAGAAGAGCGGAAAACTCTTTGTGCGCAGACTGTGGGAAACCAG ATCCTGACTGGGCATCCTCTACATTGGGTGTCTTTATATGCCTCAGCTGCTCAGGAATTCACCGCAACATCCCTAGCATCAGCAAAGTCAAATCCCTGAAGATGGACCAGTGGGATGACACTCAGGTGCAG TTTCTGGCCAAGCACGGGAATGCTGTGGCTAAAGCCACATATGAAGCTCACATCCCTATTTACTATTACCAGCCAACCTACAATGACTGCCA AGTGCTGAGAGAACAGTGGATACGGGCCAAATACGAACGCAAAGAGTTCACCGAGCCGGGAAAACAGCTACCATATTCTGATG GGGTGAAGGAAGGCATCCTCTGGAAGCGAGGCCGGGACAATGGGCAGTTCCTACCCCGCAAGTTCCTCTTGTCTGAGAGAGAGGGATGTCTGAAGTATTTCACCAAGCAGGAT GCCAAAGAACCCAAAATCAGTGTTAAAATAGATGTCATCAATGCTACGTTCCAGCCAGTGAAGATTGGGAACCCCAATGGCCTGCAGATCACCTATCTCAAAGACAACAAGACCCGGAATATATTTGTTTACCATGAAAGTGGAAAG gAGGTAGTGGACTGGTTCAATGCCATTCGCTCTGTGCAGTTCCATTATCTGAAGGTAGCGTTTCCCATTGCCAGCGATAATGAG ATTAAAAATCGGCTGACAAGAAACTTCCTGAAGGAGGGATACATGGAGAAGACTGGTCCCAAG CAGAGAGAGGCTTTTAAGAAGCGATGGTTCACGCTGGATCACCGCAGGCTGATGTACTTCAAGGACCCTTTG GATGCATTTGCTAAGGGTGAAGTATTTGTGGGCAGCAGAGAGAATGGCTATAGTGTCCAGAAGGGATTGCCTTCGGGGACACAGGGCAACTTCTCTTGGCACTATGGCCTCACCATTGTCACCCCTGACCGGGAATACCTCTTCACCTGTGAGACGGAGACTGACCAGCTGGACTGGATCGCAGCCTTCACTAGGATCATCAACCAGGCCATGACACCACAGGAATATGCAA TTGAAGCCTACTTCAAGTTTAAATCCTAG
- the LOC129210551 gene encoding arf-GAP with dual PH domain-containing protein 1-like isoform X2, translating into MAGGNERSVKTLKEVWRRAENSLCADCGKPDPDWASSTLGVFICLSCSGIHRNIPSISKVKSLKMDQWDDTQVQFLAKHGNAVAKATYEAHIPIYYYQPTYNDCQVLREQWIRAKYERKEFTEPGKQLPYSDGVKEGILWKRGRDNGQFLPRKFLLSEREGCLKYFTKQDAKEPKISVKIDVINATFQPVKIGNPNGLQITYLKDNKTRNIFVYHESGKEVVDWFNAIRSVQFHYLKIKNRLTRNFLKEGYMEKTGPKQREAFKKRWFTLDHRRLMYFKDPLDAFAKGEVFVGSRENGYSVQKGLPSGTQGNFSWHYGLTIVTPDREYLFTCETETDQLDWIAAFTRIINQAMTPQEYAIEAYFKFKS; encoded by the exons ATGGCTGGAGGCAATGAGAGGAGCGTGAAGACCCTGAAGGAAGTGTGGAGAAGAGCGGAAAACTCTTTGTGCGCAGACTGTGGGAAACCAG ATCCTGACTGGGCATCCTCTACATTGGGTGTCTTTATATGCCTCAGCTGCTCAGGAATTCACCGCAACATCCCTAGCATCAGCAAAGTCAAATCCCTGAAGATGGACCAGTGGGATGACACTCAGGTGCAG TTTCTGGCCAAGCACGGGAATGCTGTGGCTAAAGCCACATATGAAGCTCACATCCCTATTTACTATTACCAGCCAACCTACAATGACTGCCA AGTGCTGAGAGAACAGTGGATACGGGCCAAATACGAACGCAAAGAGTTCACCGAGCCGGGAAAACAGCTACCATATTCTGATG GGGTGAAGGAAGGCATCCTCTGGAAGCGAGGCCGGGACAATGGGCAGTTCCTACCCCGCAAGTTCCTCTTGTCTGAGAGAGAGGGATGTCTGAAGTATTTCACCAAGCAGGAT GCCAAAGAACCCAAAATCAGTGTTAAAATAGATGTCATCAATGCTACGTTCCAGCCAGTGAAGATTGGGAACCCCAATGGCCTGCAGATCACCTATCTCAAAGACAACAAGACCCGGAATATATTTGTTTACCATGAAAGTGGAAAG gAGGTAGTGGACTGGTTCAATGCCATTCGCTCTGTGCAGTTCCATTATCTGAAG ATTAAAAATCGGCTGACAAGAAACTTCCTGAAGGAGGGATACATGGAGAAGACTGGTCCCAAG CAGAGAGAGGCTTTTAAGAAGCGATGGTTCACGCTGGATCACCGCAGGCTGATGTACTTCAAGGACCCTTTG GATGCATTTGCTAAGGGTGAAGTATTTGTGGGCAGCAGAGAGAATGGCTATAGTGTCCAGAAGGGATTGCCTTCGGGGACACAGGGCAACTTCTCTTGGCACTATGGCCTCACCATTGTCACCCCTGACCGGGAATACCTCTTCACCTGTGAGACGGAGACTGACCAGCTGGACTGGATCGCAGCCTTCACTAGGATCATCAACCAGGCCATGACACCACAGGAATATGCAA TTGAAGCCTACTTCAAGTTTAAATCCTAG